A part of Gemmatimonas groenlandica genomic DNA contains:
- a CDS encoding glycoside hydrolase family 16 protein, translating to MRRVIAAALLCSAVGCSSSTEAPARTLVWEDDFSGPAGQVANAANWKFDVGEDWGNAQLEYDTDRASNASLDGTGNLVITARRENYRGRQYTSARLITLGKQSFKYGRIEGRMKLPRGRGMWPAFWMLGTDFPTVGWPQTGEIDIMEYRGQEPSTVVGTLHGPGYSGGAARTKAKTLTLARLDNDFHVYAVEWSPEKIEHFIDGEKYFTSTPADVKGPWVFEKPFFIILNVAVGGNFVGAPDAITTFPQAMVVDWVRVYEVAK from the coding sequence ATGCGTCGTGTCATTGCCGCTGCCCTCCTCTGCTCTGCCGTCGGATGTTCGTCCTCCACCGAAGCGCCTGCTCGCACGTTGGTGTGGGAGGACGACTTCAGCGGGCCGGCGGGACAAGTGGCCAATGCGGCCAACTGGAAGTTCGACGTGGGCGAAGACTGGGGAAATGCGCAGCTCGAGTACGACACCGATCGTGCGTCGAACGCGTCACTCGACGGCACTGGCAATCTGGTGATCACGGCGCGGCGCGAGAACTATCGCGGCCGTCAGTACACATCGGCGCGACTGATCACGCTCGGCAAGCAGTCGTTCAAGTATGGCCGTATCGAAGGGCGCATGAAGCTGCCTCGCGGGCGCGGCATGTGGCCCGCGTTCTGGATGCTCGGCACCGACTTTCCGACGGTGGGTTGGCCGCAGACCGGCGAGATCGACATCATGGAGTATCGCGGTCAAGAGCCGAGTACGGTGGTCGGCACGCTGCACGGCCCGGGCTACTCCGGCGGCGCGGCGCGGACGAAAGCGAAGACGCTCACGCTGGCACGCCTCGACAATGACTTCCACGTGTACGCCGTGGAATGGTCACCCGAGAAGATCGAGCACTTCATCGATGGCGAGAAATACTTCACCTCGACGCCGGCCGATGTGAAGGGTCCGTGGGTATTCGAAAAGCCGTTCTTCATCATCCTGAACGTGGCCGTGGGTGGCAACTTCGTGGGCGCACCCGATGCGATCACGACGTTTCCGCAGGCGATGGTGGTGGACTGGGTGCGCGTGTATGAGGTGGCCAAGTGA